A single window of Mugil cephalus isolate CIBA_MC_2020 chromosome 1, CIBA_Mcephalus_1.1, whole genome shotgun sequence DNA harbors:
- the LOC124997148 gene encoding zona pellucida sperm-binding protein 3-like → MSPIYVFVMFYQYIVSALVTVECHTYQSKPLFLSYSDLAALEANRQDQPDKPDSHFRNHAGIMTSAGEDKVKTFALKCHEDGIEIVMKALLFGPAEPTQLRLGPVRAAQDHCAAKVSGKGEYVIKAPLSGCGNKVTFTESSVLLSNLLLYSPPPSSPGDTSQVEAAAIPVQCEYSRRYIVSSRALRPTWSPLVSVPSAHLTLDFHLRLMTGDWSTERKSSVYFLGEMVNIEASVNHRHLPLRLYVHSCVATLSPGVNSNPRYLFIDHQGCFTDSQLSGSSSRFLPRAQSNFLQIQLEPFLFHQDDRHTIYAMCHLEAVPVSKTDPLKKACSFINGRWRSVDGDDNVCESCEVAHSSSSSSTFGHKTVPRSNSRHRQNELHREKTLGPVLFLPWKSETSGNHKYL, encoded by the exons ATGTCTcctatttatgtttttgtcatgttttatcaGTATATTGTGTCTGCATTAGTGACAGTTGAGTGCCACACTTACCAAAGCAaacctctctttctgtcttacTCTGACTTGGCCGCCCTTGAAGCTAACAGGCAGGACCAGCCCGACAAACCCGACTCCCACTTTAGGAATCACGCTGGAATAATGACTTCAGCCGGAGAAGACAAAGTCAAGACCTTTGCGTTGAAATGTCACGAAGACGGCATTGAGATTGTGATGAAAGCTCTTTTGTTTGGGCCTGCAGAGCCCACGCAACTGAGGCTTGGCCCCGTCAGAGCTGCTCAAGATCACTGCGCTGCCAAGGTGTCTGGAAAAGGAGAGTACGTCATCAAAGCTCCACTGTCTGGTTGTGGGAACAAAGTGACG TTTACAGAGAGCAGCGTGCTGCTCAGTAACCTGCTGCTGTACTCGCCTCCTCCATCGTCTCCCGGGGACACGTCTCAAGTGGAGGCAGCAGCCATTCCTGTGCAGTGTGAATACAGCAG GAGGTACATCGTGAGCAGCAGAGCACTGAGGCCGACGTGGAGCCCCCTAGTCTCGGTCCCGTCAGCTCATCTCACCCTTGACTTCCACCTCAGGCTCATGACAG GTGACTGGAGCACCGAGAGAAAGTCCTCTGTCTACTTCCTGGGTGAAATGGTGAACATCGAAGCCTCTGTAAACCATCGTCACCTTCCTCTTCGTCTGTACGTCCACAGCTGTGTGGCCACTCTGAGCCCTGGTGTGAACTCTAACCCCAGATATCTCTTCATAGACCACCAGGG atgtttcacagaCTCCCAGCTGAGCGGCTCCAGCTCTCGTTTCCTGCCTCGAGCCCAGAGCAATTTCCTCCAGATACAGCTTGAGCCTTTCCTCTTCCACCAGGACGACAGACACACT ATCTACGCCATGTGTCACCTGGAGGCTGTGCCAGTGTCAAAGACGGACCCACTGAAAAAGGCCTGTTCTTTTATAAATGGAAG gTGGAGATCAGTGGATGGAGACGACAACGTCTGTGAGAGTTGTGAGGTagctcacagcagcagcagcagctccacgtTCGGCCACAAGACGGTGCCAAGGAGCAACAGTCGGCACAGACAAAATG AGCTGCACAGGGAGAAAACTTTGGGTCCAGTCTTATTTCTCCCTTGGAAGTCTGAAACCAGTGGAAATCACAAGTATCTGTAA
- the cnpy4 gene encoding protein canopy 4 isoform X2: protein MKVFIWVLFYACNFVTAEEDERLPNRCEVCKFLTVELQDALEKTGRSKEVLEVGDVLDTGKRRRKIKYNTSETRLTEAIDNICERILQYSVHAERPGSLRYAKGTSQTMTTLKNLVHKGVKVDLGLPFELWEEPSVEVSDMKKQCETMLEQYEEVVEDWYFHHQDQRLENFLCENHILKTSELECLQEVWKGDMGNKGAAAEGTSGKEEEDVTKTHDAGEF, encoded by the exons ATGAAAgtttttatttgggttttattttacgCCTGTAACTTTGTTACGGCAGAAGAAGACGAAAGGCTGCCAAATAGATGTGAAG TGTGTAAGTTTCTGACAGTGGAGCTGCAGGACGCTTTGGAGAAAACCGGTCGCTCCAAAGAAGTCCTGGAGGTCGGAGATGTGCTGGACACaggcaagagaagaagaaaaatcaaatacaaCACGTC TGAAACTCGACTGACTGAGGCGATAGACAACATATGTGAGCGAATTCTGCAGTacagtgttcatgcagagagGCCCGGCAGCCTCCGATATGCCAAG GGCACCAGTCAAACCATGACGACCCTGAAGAACCTGGTCCACAAGGGAGTTAAAGTGGACCTGGGCCTGCCGTTTGAGCTGTGGGAGGAACCCTCTGTGGAGGTGTCGGACATGAAGAAACAG TGCGAGACGATGCTGGAGCAGTacgaggaggtggtggaggactgGTACTTCCATCATCAGGACCAGAGGCTGGAGAACTTCCTCTGCGAGAACCACATCCTCAAGACATCGGAGCTCG AATGTCTACAGGAGGTGTGGAAAGGAGACATGGGGAACAAAGGAGCGGCCGCGGAGGGAACGAGCggcaaagaagaggaggacgtgACAAAGACTCATGATGCTGGGGAATTTTAA
- the cnpy4 gene encoding protein canopy 4 isoform X1: MPRRKSPFFGCLHSWSLEIHGARVHSFLFFSKSAVRNRLTTSNTVCKFLTVELQDALEKTGRSKEVLEVGDVLDTGKRRRKIKYNTSETRLTEAIDNICERILQYSVHAERPGSLRYAKGTSQTMTTLKNLVHKGVKVDLGLPFELWEEPSVEVSDMKKQCETMLEQYEEVVEDWYFHHQDQRLENFLCENHILKTSELECLQEVWKGDMGNKGAAAEGTSGKEEEDVTKTHDAGEF; the protein is encoded by the exons ATGCCGCGCAG GAAATCCCCCTTTTTTGGATGCCTACATTCATGGTCTCTTGAAATACACGGAGCGAGGGTtcactctttcctcttcttctcaaAGTCAGCGGTAAGAAACCGGCTGACCACGTCCAATACAG TGTGTAAGTTTCTGACAGTGGAGCTGCAGGACGCTTTGGAGAAAACCGGTCGCTCCAAAGAAGTCCTGGAGGTCGGAGATGTGCTGGACACaggcaagagaagaagaaaaatcaaatacaaCACGTC TGAAACTCGACTGACTGAGGCGATAGACAACATATGTGAGCGAATTCTGCAGTacagtgttcatgcagagagGCCCGGCAGCCTCCGATATGCCAAG GGCACCAGTCAAACCATGACGACCCTGAAGAACCTGGTCCACAAGGGAGTTAAAGTGGACCTGGGCCTGCCGTTTGAGCTGTGGGAGGAACCCTCTGTGGAGGTGTCGGACATGAAGAAACAG TGCGAGACGATGCTGGAGCAGTacgaggaggtggtggaggactgGTACTTCCATCATCAGGACCAGAGGCTGGAGAACTTCCTCTGCGAGAACCACATCCTCAAGACATCGGAGCTCG AATGTCTACAGGAGGTGTGGAAAGGAGACATGGGGAACAAAGGAGCGGCCGCGGAGGGAACGAGCggcaaagaagaggaggacgtgACAAAGACTCATGATGCTGGGGAATTTTAA
- the LOC124997135 gene encoding calpain-5-like, whose protein sequence is MPGRVVDFQGQSFYKLRRACLRRGALFKDPEFPATEQSLFYKREPPPGLTWKRPREICKDPRMFVDGISTRDLHQGSLGNCWMVAAISCLASEPSLWKKVIPDHVDQEWNPKRPDLYAGIFHFRFWRLGRWMDVVVDDRLPVSGDGALLFCRSATPREFWSALLEKAYAKLNGCYEALEGGNTAEALIDFTGGVSEPLNLDHEALSVHSDQRRAFFQRLAKVHECKSLITCSIRPAEGETVESVLDCGLVRGHAYGITAVRKVRLLEKLLKPDGASRLFMVRMRNPWGTTDWTGAWSQRSEQWQQLSRTEREKMGLIVRDVGEFWMDFEDFCHYFTDVVVCRLVERTLLWPSSHWREVHCYGEWAPAPSTSGPPPPTVLQNNCGLTPGKNNTKSGGLKQRGNRKEAQLRESRQEGGKRRRRDADKTRNNVTKESDGGGEVTGAWEEHMDKRSRCGGCINHRDTFLHNPQFIFEVQGKEEEVLICLQQEDRRMWKKNGGGENLPIGFEVLKVEVNRCSRVQCVVEQAASSVYMDSRSVTLRGTLAPGRYVVLPTTFLPGATGRFLLRLFSHSPVRLRELKEDLPSPSVLQCFLPQPTVVTTVHLRRASGLSPPKQTAPDVYAVVRCENDTIRTRVFKEEGSPEFNLRTIFYRRYPDTHISVELWSRGLLWDSLLGEARLQTGAPERSRSHVVDLRGGQSQSKFRGCVYVETSSSDCLTDL, encoded by the exons ATGCCGGGACGGGTGGTTGACTTCCAGGGACAGAGCTTTTACAAGCTGAGGCGGGCCTGCCTGCGTCGAGGTGCGCTCTTCAAGGACCCAGAGTTCCCCGCCACCGAGCAGTCGCTCTTTTACAAGAGGGAGCCCCCGCCGGGACTGACCTGGAAGAGGCCGAGg GAGATATGTAAAGATCCTCGAATGTTTGTCGACGGCATCAGCACTCGTGACCTGCACCAAGGCAGTCTGGGTAACTGCTGGATGGTGGCGGCCATTTCCTGCCTCGCGTCTGAGCCGTCACTGTGGAAGAAG GTCATCCCTGACCATGTGGATCAGGAGTGGAACCCAAAGCGACCAGATCTGTATGCGGGAATCTTCCATTTCCGTTTCTGGCGCCTCGGCCGATggatggatgttgttgttgacgACCGTCTGCCGGTCAGCGGGGACGGAGCGTTGCTTTTCTGCCGCTCGGCCACGCCAAGAGAGTTTTGGAGCGCGCTGCTGGAGAAGGCCTACGCCAA GCTGAATGGTTGCTACGAGGCCTTGGAGGGAGGAAACACTGCGGAGGCTCTGATCGACTTCACAGGCGGCGTTTCTGAGCCTCTGAATCTAGATCATGAGGCCCTCAGCGTACACAGTGACCAGAGGAGGGCCTTCTTCCAGAGATTAGCTAAGGTCCACGAATGCAAATCCCTCATTACCTGCTCTATACGA CCAGCTGAGGGGGAGACAGTGGAGTCTGTATTGGACTGTGGACTTGTCCGGGGACACGCCTACGGGATCACAGCGGTGAGGAAGGTGAGGCTGTtggagaagctgctgaagcCGGATGGGGCGTCCCGACTCTTTATGGTGCGCATGAGGAACCCATGGGGGACCACGGATTGGACGGGCGCCTGGAGTCAGAG GTCAGAGCAGTGGCAACAACTGAGTcgaacagagagggagaagatggGACTCATTGTTCGTGACGTTGGAGAGTTCTG GATGGACTTCGAGGATTTCTGCCACTACTTCACAGATGTGGTAGTGTGCCGCCTGGTGGAGAGGACTCTGCTCTGGCCGAGCTCTCACTGGAGAGAAGTGCATTGTTACGGAGAATGGGCTCCAGCTCCTTCTACATCTGGACCACCTCCACCCACGGTGCTTCAGAATAACTGCGGACTCACCCCGGGTAAGAACAACACCAAATCTGGAGGGCTCAAACAACGGGGGAACCGAAAAGAGGCTCAACTACGGGAGAGTCGtcaggagggaggaaaaagacgAAGGCGTGATGCAGATAAGACTAGAAATAATGTCACAAAGGAGTCCGATGGTGGTGGAGAGGTGACTGGAGCTTGGGAGGAACACATGGACAAAAGGAGTCGATGCGGAGGATGCATCAACCACAGGGACACTTTTCTGCACAATCCACAG TTCATCTTTGAGGTGCaaggcaaagaggaggaggtgctgatttgtctgcagcaggaggacaggaggatgtggaagaaaaatggaggaggagaaaatctGCCCATTGGCTTTGAGGTGCTGAAG GTGGAAGTGAACCGCTGCTCAAGGGTGCAGTGTGTGGTGGAGCAGGCGGCCAGCTCCGTCTACATGGACTCCCGCAGTGTGACACTAAGAGGAACCCTGGCTCCAGGTCGGTACGTGGTGCTGCCAACCACCTTCCTGCCAGGCGCCACCGGACGCTTCTTGCTACGTCTCTTCTCCCATTCTCCTGTCAGACTCAG GGAGCTGAAGGAGGACTTGCCATCTCCTTCTGTGCTCCAGTGTTTTCTACCTCAGCCCACAGTGGTGACCACAGTCCATCTCCGCCGGGCGTCAGGACTCAGTCCTCCCAAGCAGACAG CTCCAGATGTTTATGCTGTGGTGCGATGTGAGAACGACACCATCAGGACGCGAGTGTTTAAGGAGGAGGGAAGCCCCGAATTCAACCTCAGGACCATCTTCTACAGGAGATACCCCGACACGCACATCTCTGTCGAG TTATGGAGCAGAGGTTTGCTGTGGGACTCGCTGCTCGGCGAGGCTCGGCTCCAGACGGGGGCGCCCGAGAGGAGCCGGAGCCACGTGGTGGATCTGCGAGGGGGACAGTCGCAGTCGAAATTCAGAGGCTGCGTCTACGTGGAGACGTCGTCCAGCGACTGCCTCACGGACTTGTGA
- the LOC124997265 gene encoding transmembrane protein 272-like, translating into MANAGLLQNIRETPPPSAPALGCSKLLVCILPSAQIALGVIHLHDCPRQRLIPIYLIVVGVFSLVLTLLSCLPCAQEKKDGPPNRLSTICTIWNSLTSFFLFCWFIAGNVWIYSIYKPNFNRNTTDVNPYCDKTLYLFAFWTTTLVYIIPCVCLFIGCCVLLLCRRSNPEDQV; encoded by the exons ATGGCAAACGCTGGCCTTCTTCAGAACATCCGCGAGACTCCTCCACCCTCAGCACCGGCACTAG GATGTTCAAAGCTGCTTGTCTGCATCCTGCCGTCTGCTCAGATAGCTCTTG GGGTGATACATCTACACGACTGTCCTCGGCAGCGCTTAATCCCCATCTACCTGATAGTGGTGGGAGTCTTTAGTCTGGTGCTGACGCTGCTCTCCTGCCTGCCCTGCGCCCAGGAGAAAAAAGATGGCCCGCCCAACCGTCTGAGCACCATCTGCACCATCTGGAACTCGCTGacatctttcttcctcttctgctggTTCATTGCTG gtaACGTTTGGATCTATTCTATTTATAAGCCCAACTTCAACAGGAACACAACAGATGTGAACCCGTACTGTGACAAGACGCTGTACCTGTTCGCCTTCTGGACCACCACCTTGGTCTACATAATCccgtgtgtgtgcctgtttatTGGCTGCTGCGTCCTCCTCCTGTGCAGGCGTTCCAACCCGGAAGACCAAGTCTAG